The Deinococcus roseus genome window below encodes:
- a CDS encoding alpha-glucosidase, with protein MKRSQRTILLAFGALLVGAGAYFATNSALTLYAQRQIQGDLFNTLGNQRISLGAFLIRWDGHALQVSHALAPGRTLFSTLSDQGFIASAIGEEDVTDSRGSFEVSDQRFNTCRDQTMKQVIHNAGYVLFKGKLRCAGGGQIPYELAFALKSSNQLGFSIKIDDPRYNRLYLTYASDPDEHFYGFGEQFSKFDLKGQRLPIFVQEQGIGRGLQPLTFGADTVAKSGGSWDATYISVPHYLTSKLRSLVLENSEYMVFDLRKKDRVHVQLFSGEMHGQILYGDTPIQLIKTYTSFMGRMRALPDWILKGAVVGMQGGTQKVRDIWEKLKKMGTPIAAFWLQDWVGQRETSFGKQLWWNWELDEQRYPEFKKLTADLQQAGIRTLGYFSPFLADASRKPGVKRNLFQEAMDHGYFVRNEDGRPYLLQQTDFRAGLIDFTNQEALAWYTQVAEENLIGNGFSGWMADYGEGLPYDARLYSGSTGKDNHNLYPVMWSIFNRNVLDRQQHPEDSVFFMRSGYTGSPYFSSLFWTGDQLVSWDDRDGIKTAVLAMLSSGLSGFSFNHSDIGGYTTIKNPLQSYTRSKELLMRWMELGAFSTVFRTHEGNRPEDNAQFYSDEETLKQFDRMARVYRAWAFYRIQLVKEAARTGVPVMRPLFLQFPQDQQVLDLTYQEFMLGSELLVAPVLDPGHEEVQVYLPAGTWVEAWTGEVFSHQEGQEVTVKTPMGYPAVFYPQGSRVGEMFRKNLKQQGLMPLESVQEACLKVTPACLP; from the coding sequence ATGAAGAGGAGCCAGCGCACCATTTTGCTTGCCTTCGGTGCACTTCTGGTGGGTGCAGGTGCTTATTTTGCAACCAACTCTGCATTGACGCTGTATGCCCAGCGTCAAATTCAGGGGGACCTTTTCAACACGCTGGGCAATCAACGCATTTCTCTGGGGGCTTTCCTGATCCGCTGGGATGGACATGCCCTGCAGGTCAGCCATGCCCTGGCTCCGGGCCGCACCCTCTTTTCCACGTTGTCCGATCAGGGGTTCATTGCTTCGGCCATCGGGGAAGAGGACGTCACAGACTCCAGGGGCTCGTTTGAGGTCTCGGACCAGCGCTTCAACACCTGCCGCGACCAGACCATGAAGCAGGTGATCCACAATGCAGGTTACGTGCTGTTCAAAGGCAAACTGCGTTGTGCTGGAGGAGGCCAGATCCCTTACGAACTGGCGTTTGCCCTCAAGAGCAGCAACCAGCTCGGATTCAGCATCAAAATAGACGATCCCCGCTACAACCGGCTTTACCTGACTTACGCCTCTGATCCAGATGAGCATTTTTACGGTTTTGGAGAGCAATTTTCAAAATTTGACCTGAAAGGCCAGCGCCTTCCCATCTTCGTGCAGGAACAGGGCATCGGGAGGGGATTGCAACCTCTGACTTTTGGGGCAGACACCGTTGCAAAGTCTGGAGGCTCCTGGGACGCCACCTACATCAGTGTGCCCCACTACCTCACCAGCAAATTGCGCTCTCTGGTGCTGGAAAACAGTGAATACATGGTCTTTGATTTGCGCAAGAAAGACCGGGTGCATGTGCAGTTGTTCTCTGGTGAGATGCACGGCCAGATCCTGTACGGAGACACCCCCATTCAGCTCATCAAGACCTACACCAGTTTCATGGGCCGCATGCGGGCCCTGCCCGACTGGATTTTGAAGGGTGCCGTGGTGGGCATGCAGGGCGGCACCCAGAAGGTGCGTGACATCTGGGAGAAACTCAAAAAGATGGGCACCCCCATTGCTGCTTTCTGGTTGCAGGACTGGGTGGGCCAGCGGGAAACCTCCTTTGGCAAACAGCTCTGGTGGAACTGGGAACTGGACGAGCAGCGTTACCCGGAATTCAAGAAACTCACAGCAGATTTGCAACAGGCAGGCATCCGCACGCTGGGATACTTCAGTCCTTTTCTGGCCGACGCCTCCAGAAAACCCGGGGTCAAACGCAACCTGTTCCAGGAAGCCATGGACCACGGTTACTTTGTGCGCAACGAAGACGGCAGGCCTTACCTGTTGCAACAGACCGACTTCCGGGCAGGTTTGATTGATTTCACCAACCAGGAAGCCCTGGCCTGGTACACCCAGGTGGCAGAGGAGAACCTGATTGGCAACGGGTTTTCAGGCTGGATGGCAGATTATGGCGAGGGTTTGCCTTACGATGCCCGCCTCTACTCCGGGTCCACCGGGAAAGACAACCACAACCTCTATCCCGTGATGTGGTCCATTTTCAACCGCAATGTGCTGGACCGCCAGCAGCACCCCGAAGACAGTGTGTTTTTCATGCGCTCGGGGTACACAGGCAGTCCGTATTTCTCCTCCCTGTTCTGGACCGGAGATCAACTGGTGAGCTGGGATGACCGGGATGGCATCAAAACCGCAGTGCTGGCCATGCTCAGCAGTGGGCTTTCTGGATTCAGTTTCAACCACTCGGACATCGGGGGTTACACCACCATCAAAAACCCGCTGCAGAGTTACACCCGCAGCAAGGAACTGCTGATGCGCTGGATGGAACTCGGGGCTTTCTCCACGGTGTTTCGCACCCATGAGGGCAACCGTCCTGAAGACAACGCCCAGTTTTACTCTGACGAAGAAACCCTCAAACAATTTGACCGCATGGCCCGTGTGTACCGGGCCTGGGCGTTCTACCGCATTCAACTGGTCAAAGAAGCCGCCCGGACAGGGGTTCCAGTGATGCGCCCTCTGTTCTTGCAGTTTCCACAGGATCAGCAGGTTCTGGACCTCACGTACCAGGAATTCATGCTGGGCAGTGAACTGCTGGTTGCACCGGTGCTGGATCCGGGCCACGAGGAGGTGCAGGTGTACCTTCCGGCAGGAACATGGGTGGAAGCCTGGACAGGAGAGGTGTTTTCCCATCAGGAAGGCCAGGAGGTGACGGTCAAAACCCCCATGGGTTACCCTGCTGTGTTTTATCCGCAGGGCTCCAGGGTGGGGGAGATGTTCCGCAAAAACCTCAAGCAGCAGGGCCTGATGCCTCTGGAATCTGTTCAGGAGGCCTGCTTGAAAGTCACTCCAGCTTGCCTTCCCTGA